A window of Sebaldella sp. S0638 genomic DNA:
CCTCATCTGTACCCATTTATCTCTCCTCTTCCTCTAACCTCTTTATCTCATTTTCCACTATATCTCTCAGTGAACTAAGTCCGAAAAAGCCGGGCATTCCCCCGAAAATATCCGACCTTGCGAAAATCTCCTCGTATAAAACCGGAGAATTTTCTTTACAGCTTTTAAAAAATATTATTGCGTTTCTTTTATTAAAAATCCTTATTATGTCATGATTTTCCAGAGTTATTACCAGCGTAAGCCTGGTAAACTCTTTATTTTTTATTATCATTTTTGAAAAACCGACATTTTCTACCTCATGTATATCAAAATACATCTCTTTTTTCATTACATATGACAAATACGTAAAGATAAACTCCCCGTTCATCTCTTCCAGCTTTTCGCTCTTTATCTTCATTGACTTATAATAAGACATGTAAAGATAGTAAGCCAGAAAAATTAATATTAATCTTAAAAATAAATCCATTATATCACCATACCCAAACTTGCGGAATCACTCCCATTTTGTTTTACTTCAGAAGTATTAAATTAATTTTTGAATAAACATCTGCGCCAGTCCCAGAAAAAGAAAAAAGCCGCATACATCTGTAAATGTAGTAAGTAATACCGCTGATGCCAAAGCCGGATCTACTTTCAGACGCTTTAACGTTACAGGAATCAAAAAACCCGTCAGACATGCTATTGTCAGATTACCTATCATAGCAAGAAAAATTATAAATCCTAAAAATATATTTTTATTTACCAAAAACATAATGGAACCTGTAATAAATCCAAGGACTGCCCCGTTTATAAATCCTACAAATAACTGTTTCAATACCATTTTATTATTATCCACCATACTCAGTTCGCCAAGTGCTATTCCTCTTATAGTAACAGTAAGCGACTGTGTCCCTGCATTACCGCCCATCCCTGCCACAATAGGCATGGCAGTGGCCAGTATTACAGCTTTTGAAATAGTTCCCTGAAATGTTCCCACTACAAACGAAGCCAGAAAAGCAGTACCTAAGTTTACTACAAGCCACGGCAGCCGTTTTCTTATGGAAATCAAAAGTTTGGAATTTACATTTTCTTCTTCGGAAACTCCTCCTAATTTTAGGATATCTTCCGTTCCTTCTTCCAAAATTACATCAATAATATCATCTATTGTTATTATACCCAACAGCTGATTACGGCGGCTCACCACAGGAATAACCTTCAAATCATATTTAGAAACCATTCTTGCGACATCCTCCTGATCCACATCAGGATGAACGGAAATTATATTTTCATTTTTTATTTCACTAAGCTGCATATCATCAGGCGAAATTAATATATCTCTCAAATCCGCCTCACCTATAAGTTCACGCTTATTATCCAATACAAAAATCTTTTCTATTACCTCTGTTTTCGGCGCAATTACTTTTATTTTAGCCATAATGTCTTTTATCAGAAGCTCTTCTCTGAAGGCGATATATCTTGTTGTCATTATACCTCCGGCACTGTCTTCTTCATATCCGAGAAGCTCACGCAGCTTATTTGCCTCTGATCTTTTCATATTATCCAGTATGGATTTTCTCTTTTGAAATTCTATGTACCCAAGGATATCTGTAATATCATCGGGAGACATATGAGAAAAAATTTGTATTATTTCTTCATCAGAAAATAACTCCAGTATTTTTTCCTGAAGCTCTTCTTCTGCCTGCTCTATTACCTTGGCCTTATTTTCATCACTCATCAGATCAAGTATTCTTTTCAGTTCAATATCATCTAATTCTTCAAAACTTTCAGCAATATCTATAAAATGATTTTCTTTCAGATAATTTTCCAATTCATGTTTAGTGCGTATTTTTACTATTTCTTCTGTTATTTCTTCAACAACTTCTTCATTTTCATCCATGACTATACCTCCCAATAAAAAATTCCCCGTCTTTTATCAATCTTTAAAAAGGGAGACAGCCAAAATAGTCTTCAAATCACCAGATTTCTCTAATATATCTTTAACATCCACCCATTCATTTTCCAGATCTTCACCATGATCAAGATTTAGTTCCTTTGGTTTTATATTATTATCTTTTAGTCTCGCAGAAAAAAAGTACAGCTTTTCTGTTGTATACCCCGGCGAAGCGTAAAGTCCTTCATTCAGACTCTTAAAATCTGTTATGTCCTCTTCGGAAAATCCTGTTTCTTCTCTTAATTCTCTCAAAACAGCTGTTTTCGGTTCTTCTCCGCTGTCTATAAGTCCTGCGGGAACTTCCAGCATAAGCCCTTTATTTCCCGGTCTGTATTGTTCTACAAGTAAAATTTTGTCTTTTTCTTTATTAAATAAAGCTATACATACTGCATTGGATTTATCCAGATACTCCAGATCTATTCCTGTAGTCGGATGCTTCATTTTTCTCGGTTTCAAAAATCTAAATTCCTCCATTTACAATCTCCTTCATTTGTGTATTTCCATAAAACCATATTAATTAAAATATAGTTTCTATTATTTCTAATCCCAAATCATCCGCAAATTTTCTGGCGAGTTCCATTGCATCATCATTAAGCGATTCAGGTTCATGACAGTCCGAACTTGCTATAATTCTGCAATTATACTGCTTTGCTACTTCCCAGAATTCTTTATACGGATACATATATCTTCTTGGATTCTTATCATATATAAGATTTTTTCTTATACCATTTGCATTTATTTCCAAAACTGTATCTGACTCAGCTGCCGCCTTGCATATTATGTGAGCTGCATCTTCTGCCGCTCTGTTCCATACCATACGCCTTGACATGTATAAGTCAGGATGTGCGGCTATCTGAAACAACCCTGATTTCATGGCCTTTTTCATATATAGTGCATAATTTATCATATCTTCATCAGTATTTACTATCCATGAATCACGTAATTTACCGTTTACCACATATGTATGAAGCCCTAAAAGCAGATAATCCAGCTGCTCTTCAAGTTCTTTATAATAATACTCCAAATCTTCGA
This region includes:
- a CDS encoding NUDIX hydrolase, with translation MEEFRFLKPRKMKHPTTGIDLEYLDKSNAVCIALFNKEKDKILLVEQYRPGNKGLMLEVPAGLIDSGEEPKTAVLRELREETGFSEEDITDFKSLNEGLYASPGYTTEKLYFFSARLKDNNIKPKELNLDHGEDLENEWVDVKDILEKSGDLKTILAVSLFKD
- the mgtE gene encoding magnesium transporter, whose amino-acid sequence is MDENEEVVEEITEEIVKIRTKHELENYLKENHFIDIAESFEELDDIELKRILDLMSDENKAKVIEQAEEELQEKILELFSDEEIIQIFSHMSPDDITDILGYIEFQKRKSILDNMKRSEANKLRELLGYEEDSAGGIMTTRYIAFREELLIKDIMAKIKVIAPKTEVIEKIFVLDNKRELIGEADLRDILISPDDMQLSEIKNENIISVHPDVDQEDVARMVSKYDLKVIPVVSRRNQLLGIITIDDIIDVILEEGTEDILKLGGVSEEENVNSKLLISIRKRLPWLVVNLGTAFLASFVVGTFQGTISKAVILATAMPIVAGMGGNAGTQSLTVTIRGIALGELSMVDNNKMVLKQLFVGFINGAVLGFITGSIMFLVNKNIFLGFIIFLAMIGNLTIACLTGFLIPVTLKRLKVDPALASAVLLTTFTDVCGFFLFLGLAQMFIQKLI
- a CDS encoding PHP domain-containing protein, translating into MRANFHTHNYRCGHAEGDVEDYVKEAIKQGYSEIGISDHSPLPKYHFDRMGMNELEGYLAEIREAQRKYSGKITIYKSLEIEYFEDLEYYYKELEEQLDYLLLGLHTYVVNGKLRDSWIVNTDEDMINYALYMKKAMKSGLFQIAAHPDLYMSRRMVWNRAAEDAAHIICKAAAESDTVLEINANGIRKNLIYDKNPRRYMYPYKEFWEVAKQYNCRIIASSDCHEPESLNDDAMELARKFADDLGLEIIETIF